One Archangium violaceum genomic window, GCGTGTCCACCTGGGCCCAATGGACCCGCGCGATGTCGCGCTCGAGCTCGAAGACGCGGCGCGCCCGGGCCTCCGCGTCGGTGATGCCCGCCAGGCGCAGCAGGGTGGCGATGTGCTCCTGGTACTTCTGGCGGATCTCCGTGAACCGGGCGTTGTCGACCAGGTAGTAGTCGCGATCCGGCAGGCCCAGGCCGCCCTGCAGCAGATAGGCGGCGTAGCGCGACGGCTCGTTCAGGTCCTCGGACACCCAGAGGCCGAGGAGCCGGTCCGTGGTGACGTGGCCCATGTTGAGCGCATCCACGTCGGCGCGCAGCGTGTCGCCGAGGGCCGCGGCGAGCTCCTTCCGGTTGGTGATGGAGGCGATGCGGCCGAGCTCGGGCGCGAGCGGTGACACGCCCCTGGCCTCGATGGCCGCCTCGTCCATGAAGCTCGCGAAGAGATCACCCAGCTTGCGCACTTCGCTGCCCGCGGGCGCATTGGAGCTCGAGGCCTCCTCGATCAACGCGCGCGTGCGCCGGCTCGCCTCTTCCGCGAGCGTCGTGAACATGCCGTAGCTCGACCTGTCGGCGGGGATCTCCGTCTTCTGGAGCCAGGTGCCGTTGACGAAGCGGTAGAAGCTGTCGCCGGGCGCGACGGACGGATCCATTCCGGCGGTGTCCACGCCGAAGGCGCCGTAGGTGGGCTTCGGAGAAGGGCGCGGGGCGGCGGACGTCGCGGGTGGCTTCACCTGCGTTGGCGCGGCTGCCTTGTCCAGCGGCGTGGAGGTGGCACAGGCGGCGAGCCACGCGGCCGCGCTGGTCGTGAGCACCACGCGTGCGGTGCCCGGGATACGTCGCTTCTGGGATGTCATAGGGGGGGCCTCTGAGCAGGCGGGAAACCCCGGCCCAACAACGAGGCCCACCGCTTAATCCCGAACCTCGAGAAATCTCTCACCGGGAATGGGAAACAGGCGCGGCTATCCGAGAGTCCGTCTCTGACCTAGACTCTCGCGGATTGAACGCTTGGCGAATCGAGCTTCTCGGCGGCGCACGGGTGGTGGGTGGCGACACCGGAGTACGGCCGTTGGAGCGGAAGACGGCGGCCCTGCTGGCCTACCTCGCGATGGAAGGAGAGACAGCACGAGGGACGCTCGCGGGACTGCTCTGGCCGGACTCCCGTGAAACCACCGCGCGCAACAACCTGTCCCAGGTCCTGCGGCGGCTGAAGGAGCTGCTCGGGGTGGCGGGAGTGGAGGGCCGCGACCCCCTGCACCTGTGCGATACCGTGCCCGTGGACGTGCGGGAGCTCGCGCGCGGCGGCTCCACGTGGACCGGGGACTCCATGGGTGAGCTGCTCGCGGGCCTGTTCTACGAGGACTGCGAGGCGCTGGACGATTGGCTGCGGGGCGCGCGGGCGCGGATGCTGCTCATGCAACAACGGGCGTTGGAGGCGCGGACGTTGCGCGAGGAGCGGGAAGGCCGGCTGCCCGCGGCGCTGGAGACGGCCCAGCGGATGCTCCAGTTGGAGCCCACCTCGGAAGAGGCCTTCCGGCACCTCATGCGCCTGCATCACCGGCTTGGAAACCGGGTGGCGGCCTTGCAGGTCTGGCGGCAATGCGAGGCGGTGCTCCAGATCGAGCTGGGAATGGTCCCCTCGACCGCCACGAGACAGCTCGCGCACGACATCGAGCGCTCGGCTACGCCGCCACCGATCGGTAACGCCCCGGGACGGCGGGCGCTGCCCCTCTCCGTGGTGCACCCTCCGGTGCTCGCGGGTCGCGAGCGCGAATGGGCGCGGATGGAGGGAGCCTGGACGGCGCGCCAGGCCCTGTTCCTGGTGGGGCCTCCGGGAGCGGGCAAATCGCGGCTGATGATGGACTTCGCCCGTTCCCGAGGGCGCTGGCTGTTGTTCACGGCCCGCCCGGGGGACTTCGACGTGCCCTACGCCACGCATGCCCGGAACATTCGAGCGCTGCTGCGGCAACACCCGGAGCTGGTGCTGGAGGACTGGGTGCTGCGCGAGCTGTCGCGGCTGCTCCCGGAGCTGGGCGGAGAGGCCAGGCCCCTGCCCCCACCTCCCGAGGAGAAGGCCCGCTTCTTCGCCGCCATCGTCCACGTGCTGCGCCTGGCGCTGCGGGATGTGGAGGTCCTCGCCTATGACGATGCCCAGTACAGCGATCCCGAGAGCAGCGACCTGGGCTTCTACACCTTCGCCCAGACGCAGGAGGACATGGCCCACGGGCGCTTTCCCCTGGTCATCACCAGCCAGCGCACCGACGAGACCGTCTGGAGCGGGGAACGCATCCGGCAGATAGCCGATGCCGGACTGGGGGAGCTGCTCCAGCTCGAGCCGCTCGACTCCGAGGCGGTACGCACCCTGCTGCGCGGCATGGAGGTGCCCGCGCTGGAGCACATGTCCGAGGACATCGCCCGCTACACCGGTGGCAATCCGTTGTTCGTCGTGGAGACGGTCCGGCATCTCATCGAGTCCGGCGCTCCCGATGGGAGCATCCCCACCACGCTGACGCCTCCGGGTCGGGCCAGGGCCATCATCCAGAAGCGGCTGAGCCGTCTGTCCCCCGAGGCGCTGCGCCTGGCGCAGGTGCTCGCCGTGGCCCGCTCGGACATTGGACTGGAGCAGGCCGCCGCGGCGCTGGAGACGCCGACGGAGCGATTGATGGATGCCTGGCGCGAGCTGGAAGAAGCCGCGCTCGTGCGGGGCGCATGGTTCAGCCATGATCTCCAGGGCGAGGTGCTCCTGGCCGACACGCCCCCCGCCCTCCGCGAGCTGCTCGCCGGAAGACTGGCCCGCTACCGCGCCCCTGGAGCGCCCTGAAGCGCCCCCGGACGGGTCACTTTCCAGTCATGTCCCCGTGCTACCGCACGCCTCCCTGGAGGCCGGCCGGAGGATGCGTACGTCTGCCATTCCAATGACGCCCACGACTCCGGCGTGACCCACCCCGGCTCGACCCTCCCTGCAAGTCATTGGCTCGGTGTCCGGCATGCCAGACACGGGCGATACGACTCTCGGAAACCGAGAACGCACCGCCGGATGACGTGTGCGCACATGAGGCCAGCGGCACCGCCATCACCACCTGCACAACCGTCCTTCGTCTCCTCGATATGGCGCGATCAGGGCCCCGGGAGGACCGTCATACAGCCCTCCTTCGGATGCCCCCTCCTCCGTCGGCGGCGCGAGCGGTCCTCCTGTAGAGGGTGGGCGTCCATGTGGGTGACATGGCGCGCAATCTCGGGAGGGGCGAGACAAGCCTACCATCACACCAGGGGAGCGAGCCTTGATATTTTGAGATGCATTGACAAACATTTCCAGAAGGTATTTATAGCCAATCCCGGCTGTCCCGTTTTGCGCATCTTGAACTTTCTTTACCCCCGGAGAAGAAAGCCCGATGAACCGAAAGCTGAGCGTCCCGTCCATCCTCCTCGGAGTCACCCTGCTCGCGGGCTGCGGAGCCGATGCGCCCCTCACGCACGAGGAAGAGGGGATCGTGGGTGAGCCCCTCGAGGAGACCCTGAACGGAGAAGAGCTCCAGGCCCAGGCCGTCACCCCGGCCGCATACTGTGACGACGTGACCACCTGGGATCCGGCCTGGGAGAACTTCGAGAACCAGGTGCTCACCCTGGTGAACCAGCGGCGCGCGGCGGGTGCGACCTGTGGTGGCGTGGCCAAGCCGAAGGTCGGCCCGCTGACCCTGGACACCCGGCTGCGGTGCGCCGCCCGGAAGCACTCGAAGGACATGGGGACGAACAAGTACTTCGCCCACAACAGCCAGGACGGCACCACCCCGTGGACGCGCATCACCAACGCCGGCTACGTCTGGAGGTCGGCGGCCGAGAACATCGCGGCGGGCCAGAGCACCCCGGCCTCGGTGGTCGATGGCTGGATGAAGAGCACCGGCCACTGCAACAACATCATGAACGGCAACCTCCTGCACCTCGGGGTTGGCTACGCCTACGTCGCCGGCAGCCCCTACGGTCACTACTGGACGCAGGACTTCGGCCGGCAGTAGCGCTCGCGTCATCCGGGTTCTCACGCCAGCGCGAGGCGCGCTAGAAGCCCGG contains:
- a CDS encoding AAA family ATPase translates to MNAWRIELLGGARVVGGDTGVRPLERKTAALLAYLAMEGETARGTLAGLLWPDSRETTARNNLSQVLRRLKELLGVAGVEGRDPLHLCDTVPVDVRELARGGSTWTGDSMGELLAGLFYEDCEALDDWLRGARARMLLMQQRALEARTLREEREGRLPAALETAQRMLQLEPTSEEAFRHLMRLHHRLGNRVAALQVWRQCEAVLQIELGMVPSTATRQLAHDIERSATPPPIGNAPGRRALPLSVVHPPVLAGREREWARMEGAWTARQALFLVGPPGAGKSRLMMDFARSRGRWLLFTARPGDFDVPYATHARNIRALLRQHPELVLEDWVLRELSRLLPELGGEARPLPPPPEEKARFFAAIVHVLRLALRDVEVLAYDDAQYSDPESSDLGFYTFAQTQEDMAHGRFPLVITSQRTDETVWSGERIRQIADAGLGELLQLEPLDSEAVRTLLRGMEVPALEHMSEDIARYTGGNPLFVVETVRHLIESGAPDGSIPTTLTPPGRARAIIQKRLSRLSPEALRLAQVLAVARSDIGLEQAAAALETPTERLMDAWRELEEAALVRGAWFSHDLQGEVLLADTPPALRELLAGRLARYRAPGAP
- a CDS encoding CAP domain-containing protein; the protein is MNRKLSVPSILLGVTLLAGCGADAPLTHEEEGIVGEPLEETLNGEELQAQAVTPAAYCDDVTTWDPAWENFENQVLTLVNQRRAAGATCGGVAKPKVGPLTLDTRLRCAARKHSKDMGTNKYFAHNSQDGTTPWTRITNAGYVWRSAAENIAAGQSTPASVVDGWMKSTGHCNNIMNGNLLHLGVGYAYVAGSPYGHYWTQDFGRQ